TCAGTTAAACTAAATAAATAATACGAATGTTGTAGATAGATATGGAAAAGCCAATTTCAAGACAAGCGCACGGCGCTATAGATTATGCATATGCTGCACTGGTACCCTTTCTTCCGGAGTTAGCATCTTATAAAAAAGAAAAAAATGCTGCTATACTCAGCAGGTTGTTAGGCGGTGGGGCACTGGCTTACTCTGCCTTAACTAAGGCAGAATGGGGTTTGTATAAAATATTGCCATTTAAAGCACATCTGGCGGTAGATCTTTCCGTAAGCTTGTTTGCTATTGCATCTCCCTGGTTGCTGGGCTTTTCGGGGAACAAACAGGCCCGCAATGCATTAGTAGCAGTGGGCGTTTCGGGGCTTATGGCATCATTGCTTACAGAGCCCGAGGAAATGGATCAGCGGACAGCAGGGCTGTAACAACACCAGAGATGATAAAGTAGTAAGCAGCGCAGCTGTTGTCGATGGTCTCGCCTGCTATTCAGTTGAGTTGGTTAGCCATACCACTTTTTGTTCGCTTTGATGCGGCTGCCCTATTATGTCGCTGTAAAGATGGGGCCGCCTTGCCTTGCGGTACCTGTAACCGCCAGCTTTAGTTAACGCATCGGCGCTTATTTCTGCTATTACAATCTCGTTGTCTAGGCTGGTACATTCGGCTATGATATCGCCATATGGGTCAATTATCATCGAGCAGCCATTCTTCAACTGGTCATCATCCATACCTATAGGGTTGCTGAATATTGCGTAAACAGCGTTATCGTAGGACCGGGCAGGCAGCCACTTCATTAACCACTCGCGGCCTTTCAGCCCTCTGAACTCCTGTTTCAACAAATCTTTGTTGGCCTCCTTGTCAATCCAAAGGGCTGGATCAACAAAACCGGCACCCGGCCGTGTGGAAGGTGTGCACATTGTAACATGTGGCATAAATATAATGTCGGCCCCAAGCAGCGCCGTAGCCCGTACGTTTTCTATAACGTTATTGTCGTAGCATATCAATAT
The genomic region above belongs to Mucilaginibacter terrenus and contains:
- a CDS encoding nitrilase family protein; translation: MQNIRIATAQFENRSGDKAYNLSVIKQLTAEAAAAGADAIAFHECSITGYSFARHLTGQELLEVAEMVPDGPGVAELTRYAAEYNIAILAGLFERDAAGDIYKAYVCVDKNGLVAKHRKLHPFINPHVKPGNSYTVFELCGWKCGILICYDNNVIENVRATALLGADIIFMPHVTMCTPSTRPGAGFVDPALWIDKEANKDLLKQEFRGLKGREWLMKWLPARSYDNAVYAIFSNPIGMDDDQLKNGCSMIIDPYGDIIAECTSLDNEIVIAEISADALTKAGGYRYRKARRPHLYSDIIGQPHQSEQKVVWLTNSTE